The following nucleotide sequence is from Melioribacteraceae bacterium.
AAGACAAGAACATATTTACCTAGTGAAATCATAATAAAATTTTTGTAGAGACTTGATTAATCAAGTCTCTACATATTATATTAAGTTTTAATTCGAAAGGGATTGTGATGTTAAAAGATAAGAAGAAACATAGAATAAAATATATTACCGATAAAAAGGGAAATAAAAAGGAAGTCATTCTGAGTATAAATGATTACAACCAACTTCTTGAAGATATCGAAGATTTAGCAATTGCCGCGACTAGAGAAAAAGATGTCTTAGTTGATCACGATAAAGTTTTAGAACAACTCAGAAAAGATGGATTATTATAAAATAAAATGGACAAGTTCTTCGCTTAAAGAGCTTAAAAAACTACCTCACAATATTATTCAAAGGGTAGTCAAAAAAGTTGAAGATTTGTCAAAAAATCCCCTCCCTAAAAAAGTTCGAAAATTAGCAGGCTCAACGGACCTCTTTAGGATTCGGATCCAAGATTATAGAATTATATATAGGATAGAAAAAAACGAGTTAATTATTGTAATTCTAAAAGTAGGGCATAGAAAAGCTGTATATAAGAAATAGTGGGCGAGTATTAAACTCACCCTTATTTTGGCTTCTGTGTTCTGAATTCTGACTACCGACTACTTTATCAAAAACATCTTCCAGCTAATTCCATCCATGTTGAAATTGCTAACAGAATTACTTAAACGAATAACTTCATCCGAAGTTAAGTTTACAATTTCATTAGCGTTATAAACTGGTGGCAAATTCAATTCAACATTTTGTGGATTTTCATTTTTATTTATTACTACGAGTATTCTTTCATTCATATATGAACGGATGTAAGCAAAAATATTTTCATCAGCTTTTATGTTATAATAATCTCCGTAGCGTAAGGCGGGATGTTCTTTTCTTAGATTAACAATTTCTCTTACATCTTGTAAAGTTTCTTTTTCGTATTCATTAAGTTCATTACCGAATCGCATCATTCTTCTATTATCGGGATCAGATGCTCCGGTCATTCCAAATTCGCTTCCATAATAAATTACCGGTAATCCCGGAATCGAATTCATGTAAGCCATGTACAATTTCATTTTATCATAACTTTTTGGATCATCAACTCGCGGTGGGTTATTCCATCCTTCTTCAACAGCACTCCATTGTGCAAGTTCCAAATCGCCATCGGTATAAGCCATAAATCTATTTTTGTCATGACTATCCATTATGTTGCCCATGTAATGAATTGTGCCGTAAACTTCGGATGTCTTTTTTATTTCATCATCCAAATTTTTAAATGAATAGTCGGGATCAATAAATGCGGCTTGTGCAGTATTATAGAGTTCAAAATTAAATTGAGAACTAAGCTGACCATTATTTACATATGAACTTACAAGTTCATAATCACCGAACGTTTCACCGATTTGATAAACGTATTTATTTTCCGGATCGGAAATTTCCTTTTTTATTTTTCTGGTAAGTTCTCTCCAAAATTCATTTGGGACATGTTTGACTGCATCGTGACGGAAGCCGTCGGCTCCGGTACTCTTCAACCACCAGACAGCATTTTCGGTCATTACATCCAATGCTTCTTGAGAACCTATATAATCAAAAGATGGGAGGTAAGGTTCAAACCATGTTGTTAATCTGAATTCATCCCAGAATCTTAAGTTCAATCTTCCGTCCGGCAGTTCAAGCTGACCAAACCATTCGGGATGATTTTTATAAAACTGATGATCTTTGTGAACATGATTCGAAACAAAATCTAAAAGTACTTTTATGTTTTTGCTATGAGCGGTTTTTATAAGTTCTTTAAGCTTATCCATCGATCCAAATTTTTCTTCCAAATTCAAATGATGAATCGGCCAATAGCCGTGATAACCGCTGAAGTAACGATGCGGTTCGGGATATTCTCTATATGCTTCATTTGGATTATCGTAAACCGGGGAAATCCATATTACATTTACGCTTAATGAATCGAAATAGCCGGCGTTAATTTTATTAATTATACCTTGTAAGTCTCCGCCCATGTAATTCGCTTTATCCGCAAGTGAATCATGTTTAATGGGATTATTTAATGAAAGATCACCGTCATAAAAACGATCTACCATTAATGAGTAAATCACACCATCATACCAAGTCCAGTAATTGTTATCAATAGGTTTACCGTCGTAAGTGTGTACATATTGAATATTGGAAACTTGTCCGTTATTTGTTACACCGACCCGTATTAAATTTTCTCCATTTGGTTTATCCAATTTTATTTTAACGATAGAACCGTTAACCGATAAATTCGTTGACTCAACTTTTTTATTGTTGACCAAAGCAACAACATTATCCGTGTTGATAAATGTTTCTTTGCTCTTATTCTCAAATTCAAAAATGTACTGGTTAAATTCCTCTTCATATTTTAGTTGATGAAGATAAATTTCATCTGTATGGCGAGGTTCAATTTTTATAATTGAATTTTCACCACCGATTCCATTGGGTCGTTTTTCAGGATTGGAAGGATCTAATAACTCTTCTCCATCTGCAAAAAATTTGTATTCATAAACTCCGGCCTCAAATGGAAGAGTAATTTCATAAGTTCCATTTCCATCTTCATCTGTCATCGGTAAATTTTGTCTGTTCCATTGATTGAAACTACCAAAGAGATTAATTGAATTGTATTTTTTATTTGGTGCAAAACTAAAAGTGTGTGACTGTAGAAGTTCAACCGTAACCGGAATTGAATAAGTTTGACCACTATAATCAAAATCAACCAAAGTCATTCCCTCATAATCATCTCCGGCTTGAAGAACTAAGGTTTTCGACTCTTTTAAGTAATCGATTTTGATGTTGGGATTTTTCTTAAAGGTAAGATCATAATTTTCCGCATAAAACAAATCACTTACAAGAATAGAATCAGTTTGTCCGGCAAGTAATTTTACTACGGGAATTACATCTTTAATGTCGGAATTAGTTTTTTGCGAACAACCGAGAAAGAAAAATAGTCCTAATAGAAATATCACATTTGAATATAGTTTCATAGAAATTCCTTCGGTAAATAGTTATGAAGGAAAAATACAAATATGAATTTATTTAATGAAGTACTAATGGGATCAGTTGGTTCTCTCTTTTATGAATTCTTCCAAAACATCGAGAGAAGAAATGAAATGAACTTTATCAAATTGTGATAAAGACTTGGTTACTTCTTCATCGAGAGCTTGTCCGCCAATTATAACTTCTTGTTCTGGGAACTCAGCTTTAATTTTTTCAATCATTTTAAGAAGTCTGGCAACATTTATATAGAAACTGTTAGAAATACCTACAAGATCGGGTTTTTCTTCTTTTATTAAATTGAGGATATCATCCTGGGGAGTATTTGCTCCAAGAAAAATTGAATTCCAACCCATCAGTTCGAAATAATCCGAGACGATTTTGGGACCAAGTTCATGAAATTCTTTATCGATGCAGGTAATTATTACTTTCTTCGAATTTTTCTCGGTCTCTAAAATTTTAGGATAAACAAGGTTTAATAGACTTTCGGTAATTTTTGTGGCGCGGTGTTCATTTGCTACTGATGTACGATTATGTTCCCAAAGGTAGCCAATACGATACATCGATTTTTGGAAGATTTTCGTGTATATATCTTTAACACTTTCGTTTCTTTCAAGCAAATCGGCTATAATTTTTACACACTCTGCCTTATTTCCTTCAAGTAGTGCGTTTAAGTAATGATAATAAACTGCGTCAGAAATCATAACATCTCCCAAGTTGAACACAATTCCAAACAAAAATATGACATAGAAAATTCCATTACAAGTAAATTACTTTTCAAATTTATTATTGATCCATTTTGAGAATACGAAAGCACCATAGCCAAAAAACGGAGCAGCAATAACATCTATTGTGTAATGCACATGCTGAAGCAATACAAAAGCTCCAACGAATATTGTTCCGACTAAAAATAAATTTTTATAAACTCGATTTCTTGCAGTTAAATAAAATATAAACATCGTAGATGTGTGACCCGAAAAAAATAAATCTTTGGTTAGTATTTCTCCCGTTCCAAAAAACTGCACAAATGGATCATTCAGAAGAATTATGGTTGAAGGAGGATTTAACGGAAGAAAATACATCGCAATAATTCTGAAGATTGCGGTAATTGTATAAGCTTTAAGAGCGAGCAATAATATCCCGGGATAATTGCGAAGATGAAAAACCGCAAGTATTAATCCGAGATAAATAATTATAAACGTCCACCATGTAAGATCAACCGGGCTGAATAAATCCAGTAAAGGATCGGTGAAGGCAAATCCATCACGAGTTTCAATATGTGTCAGATACATTGGTAGGAAAATTAAAACCGGAATGAGAACTGAAAATGTTGTTGTGAGATTATAAACGTTTCGTTTGTTAGATAAATATTCTTGCCAGGCTGAGATCATTTACGAATAATTTTTTATTTGAAATTACAAAATAAAAAAGGCTGTTGAAATAACAGATCAAAAAAAATGATGAGGAAATTAAAACGGTCTCCCAATGAGAGACCGTTTTTTTAGGGTGCTTATTATCTAACACTATAGCTAAAAAGAGTGATTCGTTTTTACAGCCATGCTAAGTAGTGTTAGTGATTATTCGAATAAAATGCTTTTCGCATTTTCTCATCTCCCAATTTATGTTGATTGCTTGATACCAAAAGTGCAACTCAACAAACAGTATTATTTTATGAGAATCATTTTTTTAACTGCAATATTTTTACCTGCCGTAACTCTATAAATATAAACACCTGCCGAAACTTGCGAACCATAATTATTCTTTCCGTTCCAAACAATTTCATAAACACCTGAGTTCATTTCAGTATTTACCAATGTATTAACCAGTTGACCAAGTATGTTGTAAACCTTTATTGTTACAAAGCCGGCATCCGGTACTGTATACTTAATCTTTGTTGTCGGGTTGAACGGATTCGGATAATTTTGATAGACTTCGAATTTCGAAGGCATTTCTTCATCCACAACTTCAGTTACACCATTTGGTGAAACTGTTAGAGTTGGTCCAGAGAGTGTTTCTTTTCCGTTGAGAGTATATTTTGTTTTAACATTTGTTTCGGTAAAGCTCATTTCATTAATTCTAAAATAGATTTCACCCGGAGTTATTGTGCCATTTAATTCCTTATTCGAAAAGAATGTAAAGACTGAAATACCTTGCTGCTTTTCATAACCTAGTACTGTATACCCATCAATTTTATATAGAGAAGAAAATGATTGATAATTCAGTATAGCTGGGTCATATTCAAATTCAACAGTTATGTTGAATAAGTGCTCGGCGTTAATAATTTCTAAAGGAATTTGAACGAGTTTTTCTTCCTTCATAATTACTGCATTTGCTAAATTGAATCCACCGTTAGCTATAACAGAACTCGGAGTTTCGCCGGTTATGAATGCATAAAGTTCATTAAGATCGGTAAGATTAATAACACCGTCATCGTTGAAATCCGCGTTATCCAAAGCTTGCGGATCGGTTATAAGATTACTGCTGCCGTTTAAGTATAAAAGAAGCAGATAGAAATCGTCCATTGTTACTTGTTTGTCGAGTGTTACGTCTCCTTTATCTGCTACTATGCCCGTTGGAGCAAAGTAATCTATAATTCCGTTGGTGACATTAACAGTATAGTCAATCGCGTTGGTATTTAACGCGGTAAAGTCAAATGAATTTCCCTCGATTACCGCAGTGCCGGGAGCAGCTGCGTCACCACGGACTTTCATTTGCAGTGTAAAGAGTTTACCCGGTTCATCAATTGCTGATAACCCCCAACCGGCGAATGTTAGTTCGCCGATACCTCCGGTAACTGTATTTGAAACAGAGAAGTAAGACCAAGTAGCATCATTAATTAATCCGTCATTCAAGTAGCCGAGATATTCTAACTTAGTATTATCATAAGTGAATTCTCCGGTAAGTAGAACATAACCTTCAAGTTTAGGATTGAAATAAACATCTAAAAGATATGTAGCACCGGTATATGCAGGGTTTACACTTTCCACAGTAATTTCCGGATTTAGACTAACACTGGAACCCGAGAAGTCCACTAAACCAAGTTCATTCATATCCACTTTGTGATAAATCAATCTCTCAATATCATTATAATCAACAGCATCAAGGAAAATATTATTACGAGCATCGACATTATTAATGGCAGCAGAAGACATATTTGTTAGGGAAATAGCTGATTGATCCAAATAACCTGAAAAGAGTGAATTATTAATTTTAATGTTCTCCGGCTGTAATCCAGGGAAACCCCCATAGCCTCCGATTGCAAAACCTCTCCCTGCTACTGAGGTAGAGAGTTCTATTCCATCAAATAGGGTTCCGGTTATATTTCCTTCTAAATAGATTTCAGCAGTCCAATTATCTATAAATTTAGAACCAAATAGGAATGAAATATTCTTCATCTCAAGACCGCTATATTGTGAAGACAGAAATACTCCGAATGAATTTCGAAAGATTTCAAAATCACCAGAAAATGTTATATCAAGTAATTCATGCAACATTTGTGGTCCCAATATACTTATGGGGTTTGCAACAAAGTTGCTTTGAGTCATATAGATTCCAAAATTTGTATTGTAACCAATAATTCCGCCATTAAATGAAATATTTTCGTTTGCACCTAAAGAAATACCAATTTCTTGAGTTGGTATACCACCCAAAAGATTATTAAACTCATCAGTAGTTAATCCTGCTTTTATATTGTTGAATCCTAAGTCCACATTATCTGTTAGCGCAAAGCCAATTGCCTCATTTTGTTTCGCTGTGACATAATTAAATGTAGAATTACTGCATGAGTAGAATGACATACCCAAGAGATTTTCATTTGCAATAACGTTATCAAATAAAACATTACTGCATTGCAACAGCTCAATGCCAATATTAGAATTATTTGAGAAATTACAGTTTGTAACTGTCAGGTAATCAACAAGATAAGCTACAAAGCCATTAGTGAATGTACTTCCACTTACCGTTTGTATGTTATCTAATGAAATGTTTGAAATAGGTAGAAACGGCCCAATAGAAACACCATAAGGATTTGATGACAGTAGTTTGAAATTCGCGATATTCACAAAGGAAGAAGTTATTCGTAATCCAACTATGCTTGGGTAAGAACTACCGTAGCCAATTATTGTTAAAGGTATTTCAACTTCAACCAACTCATAGTATACACCGTTTTTAACTTTTATAAGACTTCCAGGCGGAACATTATCTATTGCATAGTTAATAGATAAATATGGTGATGCTTCAGTTCCGGGATTACTATTGTTTCCTGTTGTTGCTACATAGTATGTATTTCCAGATGTAAAATTGAAGGATGTTGCAGCGTCAAGCTTAATTCCATCGTTGGAAGCAATAACATTCCATTGGAAATGACTTGACCCGGGAAGCTCAGGAACAACATATTGGATGTCTGTAGTAATAATATTTATTAAGGTATCAGGTGTAGGATTTGTTATATCTACGATTATCAGATTATAACTTGATGCATTTTGTGACGCTTCCCAAGAAAAGGGGGTATTTATACCCGAAATGTTAAATCCGTTATAAGGAAATAGAAGACTGAAAGGTTCCGGTGGTAAAATCTCTTTTGTGGTAAAACTCCACGTGTCGGAAGTAATAGAGCCCGTTGCAGTGGTTGCAATTACTTTCCAGAAGTATTGTGTTAGCGGAACTAATGCAGCACCTGTGACATCATGGTAAAGTGCATCGATATCGCTTGCCTGTTTAACTAAGTCAATTATGGTTGTTGCGAAAGTATCCTCTGTAGAAACTTGTAAATTATAAGATGTTGCACCGATATAGGCATTCCATGAAAACCTAGGATATAATGTCACTTCATCAGCTTCATTGTCTGGGGAAACTAGAATCGGGCTTGCTGGAAGTGTGAAGGTTGCAGTGAAATATTTATTACTGTTCATTGTAACTAATAGAGGATTTGAAGTACCGCTCGCATCGCCACTCCAACCGCTGAAAATCCATCCACTGGCTGGAACAGCATTTAAGCTTACGGTTGATCCGGTTATATAAGATGTTAAGTCGGGAGTTTTTGTAACAGTTCCGTTTCCGACAACACTCACAGCGAGTGAATAACCTGTTGGATCAGTATAGCCCGATGAAGGAGTCATACTCCAGATGGCTGAATAAGTAGTTCCAATTCCAACCCTCCAGTAATATGTTATACCGACGACTAATCCTGCACTGGAAGGAACAGTTAAATAACCCGCACCATAAGTAGATATTGAAGTGATGTAAACTAAATTTGAACCTGAAAAATCAGTTGAGCTAGTACTGATTTCCACCGAGAAAGTAAAAGGACCCGGCGAGTAATCAGAAGCGACATACCACCAACTAAGCGTTGGTGAAGTAGTAATGTAAGTTGCACCGTTAATTGGTGCGGAAAGGTTCGGCGTACCTATCTGAGCATTTATTGCTAATGTAGAAAAAACAAATAGCAAAAATACAGGTAGGAATCCTCGTAAAGATTTCATTAGAGCACCCTCGTATTTATGTTTCTAAAGAAATAATACTAAGTATGAATATGATTGTTAATTTGATTGAATTTGATAACACTCAAAAGAACATCATATCATGATGCTATTGTGGCTGGTCAATAACATTTACTCGGAATGTTCAGTAATACGTTCGCACCCATTGGTGGATTTATATGATAATGTGTATATGGAGTCTATGTGAGAAAAAAGACGCTAATAAACTATACTTTTATATTTTAATACACAATAAAATTATTTAATATATTAAAAGATATGTTGACATAATATCACATTTAAAGCGGGTAATCGATGAGATTGTGAAACTTCAGTTATTTTCGCTTATAAAAAATCTGCCAGCGCAACTCCCAAGTTTGTCCGCCATCTAGGGACATCTCCCAATTCCAAATCAACGAGTTTTTTTCAATTGAGTGGAAAATCATTCGCTGATAGATCTCATTTCCTTCGGGGTTTATAAAGTTTCTCGACAAGATCATATTCTCTTTATCAACACCGCCTCCAAAGACCATAAAGTTTCCGGTATTATCGACCCATGTTTGAAGCCACTTATTTTTCAGAGAAGAATAAGTTGTAACACTTTTACCTCTGAATCCCGAATTATAATCTTCAAAATTTTCTTCGATAACACAGTCGTCTAAAATTTTAGAAATAGAGTTATGACCTTTATACTCGTTTCCATCAGAATCATACCAGGTTAAATCCCACTCACCAATCCAAAAATCAAATTGGGAGAAGTTTAACGATTCACAAGATTTTTGAGTTTGTGCTTTGCTTGATAAAGTAAAAGTAAGCACTAAGATACACAGATATATTAGTTTCATAATGTTATCCTTGAATAGATGCCGTGTCCATCCCCCCATTGCTAAATGAACACGGCATTGTTAGGAGGTGATTATTTTATGAGAGTCATTTTTTTAACCGTTGAAAAATTTCCGGCTCTCAAACTGTAAAAATATATTCCGCTTGAAAATTGATCAGCATTGAAATCGACTGAATAAGTCCCGGTTGATTTTTGCTCGTTAACTAAAATTGCAATTTCATTTCCAAGTACATCAAATAATTTTAATGTGACATGTGAATGTTTTGGAATCGAGTAATTAATTGTTGTTGACGGATTAAACGGATTAGGATAATTTTGCGCTAAACTATATTCCGTTGGAATTGATTCATCTTCAACACTTGTGGGATCGTCCACAACATTTACGAACCAAGTTTTTGAAATTGAGTTCATCGGATTAGAAATTGTAACAGAAACAGTATCTGTTCTTGGTGTCGGTAAAATAAATGATGAACTGTAATTGTATGTTGAACTTGTTGAAGCGCTGATGCCATTCTTTGTCCAAGCATAATCTAGCTCATATCCGGTTGGATCTTCGGCGGTAACACTGAATCCAACCGATCCGTTTTTGGCAATTAATGTATAGGAAGCCGATGGATTAGAACTTAGAATTACCGGTATTCCGGGTTCTACTTTCACTTCAATATAATTTTCTCTAGTTAATTCCTGGCTACCACTTGAATTAGTAACGATCAGTTTTACGGTATAAATACCGACTTCGCTATATGTCCATTGTGGATTTTGCTCGGTAGCATCAATTGTACCGTCATTGTTTAAATCCCATTCCCAATTTGTAATAGGGTTGGCGGGATCGGTAAAAGTTAAGTCTTCAAACTGCACAGTTATTTCACCAAAATCTTCAATTTCATCAGCGGAAAAATTTGCTCGCATAAAACCGTTTGGTATAGTCTCGGTTACATTATGAGTTTCGTTAATCGTAAGATTAGATAATTCACTTGTTTGACCCGATGGCCATTCAATAGTTGCTTGTTCAATTACGGAAGCGTCTTTCAAACCAAAATGGACGACCAAACTATTGTGAGCGCCGAAACTATTTTGAGCAAGCAACTCTCTGATTTGCCAAGTTTCATTGCCGTCAATTATTGCTTTCACTTTCACTTTAGCGCCAATTGCGGTTTTGCTTGATACGGTTCCTTGAAGAATAAATTTTACCCAATTGTTGTCGTTGTCTAATTCATTAATGTATAAACCTCTTCCCAATGAATTACCGGAAATGAAAAGATCGAGATCACCGTCATCGTCATAATCACCGAAAGAAGCTCCGCGTGTTGCACCGGTTGGGCTAATACCATTGTCGGTAATTTTTGTAAAAGTACCATCACCGTTATTTCTGTAAAAAGAGTTCCCGTTTTCACTTGTTACAAGTAAATCAAGATCTCCGTCGTTATCAGTGTCCCCCCAATTGTTTGCCAAGTTTGAGCCTGTGACAGTAAATGCTGTTGATGTTGAAACGTAAGTTCCATTATCGTTAATATAAAATCGATCAGGGACAGCACTATAATTAGTTAAGAAAATATCAAAGTCGCCATCGTTGTCATAATCGATAGTGTTATAAGTTTGACCATCTTGTAAATCAGTACCTAATGGACCATCTTCCAATCGAATGAAATCGACTGAACCGGTTTCAATAAGTTGATTTATGTAAATATAATCACGTGCTGCACTTCCTGCCGGTCCGCTACCAATGAACAAATCTAAATCTCCGTCCTGATCATAATCTGTCCAAGTCGGAATTGTATAAGGTGCAAGGTTTTGTGTGAATTCATAATCTTCTATACGTGTAAATCTGCCGTCGCCGTTGTTCATAAAAAGAAATGTGGGGTTATTTCCCCCATTATGAAAACCAACAGCATGTGTAACAACAAGATCAATGAAGCCGTCGTTATTATAATCTGCCCAAGCAGGTGCCCAACCTCTATAATCGTTGGTGGGATTAAAAACCGTATTAGTTATCCTTTCGAAAGAGGAACCTTCTCCTTTAAATAGAAATATAGGTGAGCCGGCCATTGCAAAGTCTAAAATTCCGTCATTGTTATAATCAGCCCAACTCACGCCGTTAGCATTTCCGGGGTTGTTTGCTTGAATACTGCTGTTATCATAAATAAAAGTCCCGTCTCCGTTATTTATGAACAAATGATTTTTTGTTGCATGGAGATCGAGGTCACCGTCATTATCAAAATCAATCCATGCGGCACCTGCATAATTTACATCTGTGCTTGTTTGGTTGATTATATTTGCGGCATCTCTGTTAAAAGTCTGCGCGTTAATCAGAAGTTGACTTATCAATGCAACAACAATGGCGATTAGAATATCGAATAGTTTCATGTTACCCCCTTTTGATTGAAAGAATTCTAATGCAATGATACTAATGAATTGGCAAGGGTTGTATTACCCAATCGGGGTATTTTGAAATGAATTTTTAGATTAGTCTTTCTCGAATTGCTTTTGCGACAGCTTCGGATTTTGAATGAACTTCCAACTTCTTGTAAATATTTTTAAGATGCTTACGAACGGTTTCTTCACTTATGAAAAGTTTATCGGCAATTGTTTTATAACTTGAACCGTTGCATAATTCGGTAAGGACTTCTGTTTCTCTTTTGGTTAATTGTTCGGGAGCGGGTTGGACTTTAAAAGAACCAACAACCATTCGAGCAATTTGTGAGCTCATTGGCGCACCGCCGTTGTGGGTTTCTTTAATTCCTTCTAATATTTTTTGCGGTGAAGAATCTTTAGTTAAATACCCTGAAGCTCCCGAACAAAGTGCATCAAAAACGTATTCGTCATTTTCATGAATGCTCAAAACCAGGACATCCAAATTTGGATATTTTGTTTTAATCTTTTTTATAGCATCAATTCCACTCATACCCGGTAAACCAATATCCATCAATACAACATCGGGGATTTCATCATCAAGCCATATTAATGCAGATTCGGCATCTTCAAAAGTTTGAAGACATTCGTAAACCACTGTTCCGTTAATTAGTAATTGTAAACTTTCACGGATCTCGGAATCATCTTCAACAATGATCACTGATATCATTAAAATAAGCCGGATAGTTTTTGAGTGAGGGAAAGTTATAAATATGACTAGATAAAATAAAGCCGTATTATGATAATTGTGAATGAAGTCGTATGCTTGTTCCTTCTCCTTTTGTACTTTCAATATCAACCTTGCCGTTTAAACTAGCCGCTCGCATACGAATATTTTTTAATCCTCTGCCTTGCTTAATTTTGTTTAGATCAAAGCCGTCACCATCATCGGTAAGTGAAATATCAATTTCGTTTTCGTGAATCGAAAAAGTTAAAAGAACATTTTTTGCATTGGAATATTTAAGAATATTATTCATAGCTTCTTTAAATATGAGCATTGTATGTCGCCGCCAATCCATTGGCATAGTTATATTACTATATCTCTCTTCAACCCCGCTTGTTCTAAACGATATTGAAGATTTATCAAAAAGATCATCACCAAAATCTTTTAATCTGATTGCAACATCATAAAGAGTATCTTTGCCGGGATCCAGAGTCCAAATAAAATCTTTAACCCCGGAAGAAAGATTCGACGATAACTCACTTATCTTTTGCATATAAGTTAAACTACCTGATTCTTGATCTTTGAGAGTTCTCTTCAATAGCTCATTATAGAGTGAAATTTTTGTAATTCTATGACCAAGTTCATCGTGGAAATCTTCCGCAGCTTTTTTGCGTAGTTTTATTTCTTCTTCCGCTCTAATCCTTTCAATCTCTTCAGCGTATTTTAGTTCTCTCGCCAATTTAAATTTGTGAAGAGAATATATAGTAATTCCAATTACAGTTAAGATAGACAGTATAAACCACCAAGTTTGCCAAAAAGGCGGAGTTACGATTACAGATAATGATGAACTTTCACTACTTTCAAATCCTGTGGAATTTGTTGCCTTAACAATCAATTGATATTTCCCCGGTGGAAGAACAGCATATTCGGCAAATGGTTTATTGTAAGAATTAATCCAAGTTGTATCAAAGCCATCGAGTTTGTATTTAAAGTTGATGTTTTCCGCTGATATAAAATCCATAGAAGTGAAATAAAACCGGAGATAATTTGTGTTATAAGGGATTTCAATTTCGCAACTTCGTTATAAGCAAAATTCGGGAAGAGATTTTCTTCAGCACTAGTTACGGATAAAATTTTAATTGGTGTGGTTACAGAAGATTTAAGATAATTTTCGGTATCAATTATACTCAGACCATTTACACCTCCGAAATAAATTTCATTTCCAGAAACTGAATACGATCGAGCTGTAAACATATTTCCGTGTAAACCATGTTCGGAAGTAAATGAATTTATTTGTCCGGATTCTAA
It contains:
- a CDS encoding alpha-amylase family glycosyl hydrolase, which codes for MKLYSNVIFLLGLFFFLGCSQKTNSDIKDVIPVVKLLAGQTDSILVSDLFYAENYDLTFKKNPNIKIDYLKESKTLVLQAGDDYEGMTLVDFDYSGQTYSIPVTVELLQSHTFSFAPNKKYNSINLFGSFNQWNRQNLPMTDEDGNGTYEITLPFEAGVYEYKFFADGEELLDPSNPEKRPNGIGGENSIIKIEPRHTDEIYLHQLKYEEEFNQYIFEFENKSKETFINTDNVVALVNNKKVESTNLSVNGSIVKIKLDKPNGENLIRVGVTNNGQVSNIQYVHTYDGKPIDNNYWTWYDGVIYSLMVDRFYDGDLSLNNPIKHDSLADKANYMGGDLQGIINKINAGYFDSLSVNVIWISPVYDNPNEAYREYPEPHRYFSGYHGYWPIHHLNLEEKFGSMDKLKELIKTAHSKNIKVLLDFVSNHVHKDHQFYKNHPEWFGQLELPDGRLNLRFWDEFRLTTWFEPYLPSFDYIGSQEALDVMTENAVWWLKSTGADGFRHDAVKHVPNEFWRELTRKIKKEISDPENKYVYQIGETFGDYELVSSYVNNGQLSSQFNFELYNTAQAAFIDPDYSFKNLDDEIKKTSEVYGTIHYMGNIMDSHDKNRFMAYTDGDLELAQWSAVEEGWNNPPRVDDPKSYDKMKLYMAYMNSIPGLPVIYYGSEFGMTGASDPDNRRMMRFGNELNEYEKETLQDVREIVNLRKEHPALRYGDYYNIKADENIFAYIRSYMNERILVVINKNENPQNVELNLPPVYNANEIVNLTSDEVIRLSNSVSNFNMDGISWKMFLIK
- a CDS encoding cobalamin-dependent protein (Presence of a B(12) (cobalamin)-binding domain implies dependence on cobalamin itself, in one of its several forms, or in some unusual lineages, dependence on a cobalamin-like analog.), giving the protein MISDAVYYHYLNALLEGNKAECVKIIADLLERNESVKDIYTKIFQKSMYRIGYLWEHNRTSVANEHRATKITESLLNLVYPKILETEKNSKKVIITCIDKEFHELGPKIVSDYFELMGWNSIFLGANTPQDDILNLIKEEKPDLVGISNSFYINVARLLKMIEKIKAEFPEQEVIIGGQALDEEVTKSLSQFDKVHFISSLDVLEEFIKERTN
- a CDS encoding phosphatase PAP2-related protein translates to MISAWQEYLSNKRNVYNLTTTFSVLIPVLIFLPMYLTHIETRDGFAFTDPLLDLFSPVDLTWWTFIIIYLGLILAVFHLRNYPGILLLALKAYTITAIFRIIAMYFLPLNPPSTIILLNDPFVQFFGTGEILTKDLFFSGHTSTMFIFYLTARNRVYKNLFLVGTIFVGAFVLLQHVHYTIDVIAAPFFGYGAFVFSKWINNKFEK